One segment of Tachyglossus aculeatus isolate mTacAcu1 chromosome 16, mTacAcu1.pri, whole genome shotgun sequence DNA contains the following:
- the TMEM234 gene encoding transmembrane protein 234, which translates to MAASLGEVCALLLVSLLWGGTNPLLKAGTAGLDAVRSQGRGPGRAQLLQLLEEMKFLALNYKYMVPFVLNQCGSLLFYITLASADLTLAVPLCNSLALLITLGVGRLFGEDIGGKRAAAGLLLTISGLALCIASCVSDSQ; encoded by the exons ATGGCGGCCAGCCTGG GGGAGGTGTGCGCCCTGCTACTGGTGTCCCTGCTGTGGGGCGGCACCAACCCGCTGCTGAAAGCGGGCACCGCGGGCCTGGACGCCGTGCGGAGCCAAGGCCGGGGGCCCGGCCGAGCTCAGCTGCTgcagctcttggaggagatgaagttcTTGGCTCTCAACTACAAG TACATGGTGCCCTTCGTCCTCAATCAGTGTGGCTCCCTCCTCTTCTACATCACGCTGGCCTCTGCAG ATCTGACCCTCGCCGTGCCCCTCTGTAACTCGCTGGCCCTGCTCATCACGCTGGGAGTCGGCCGGCTCTTTGGGGAAGACATCGGTGGGAAAC GGGCGGCGGCGGGCCTGCTGCTCACCATCTCCGGCCTGGCCCTGTGCATAGCGAGCTGTGTGAGCGACAGTCAGTGA
- the EIF3I gene encoding eukaryotic translation initiation factor 3 subunit I, whose protein sequence is MKPILLQGHERSITQIKYNREGDLLFTVAKDPIVNVWYSVNGERLGTYTGHTGAVWCVDADWDTKHVLTGSADNSCRLWDCETGKQLALLKTNSAVRTCGFDFGGNIVMFSTDKQMGYQCFVSFFDLRDPSQIESNEPYMKIPCNDSKITSAVWGPLGEFIIAGHENGELNQFSAKSGEVMVNVKEHSRQINDIQTSRDMTMFVTASKDNTAKLFDSTTLDHQKTFRTERPVNSAALSPIYDHVVLGGGQEAMDVTTTSTRIGKFEARFFHLAFEEEFGRIKGHFGPINSVAFHPDGKSYSSGGEDGYVRIHYFDPQYFEFEFEA, encoded by the exons ATG AAGCCGATCCTGCTGCAGGGCCACGAGCGCTCCATCACCCAGATCAAGTACAACCGCGAGGGCGACCTGCTCTTCACCGTGGCCAAGGACCCC ATTGTCAATGTGTGGTACTCTGTCAACGGGGAGAGATTGGGCACCTACACCGGCCACACCGGAGCCGTGTGGTGCGTGGATGCCGACT GGGACACCAAGCACGTCCTCACCGGCTCAGCCGACAACAGCTGCCGCCTGTGGGACTGCGAGACAG GGAAGCAGCTTGCCCTCCTCAAGACCAACTCGGCCGTCCGTACCTGCGGCTTCGACTTCGGCGGCAACATCGTCATGTTCTCCACGGACAAGCAGATGGGCTACCAGTGTTTCGTGAGCTTCTTCGATCTGCGCGACCCCAGCCAGATTG AGAGCAACGAGCCCTACATGAAGATCCCCTGTAACGACTCCAAGATCACCAGCGCCGTGTGGGGGCCCCTGGGGGAGTTCATCATCGCCGGCCACGAGAACGGCGAGCTCAACCAGTTCAGCGCCAAG TCCGGCGAGGTGATGGTGAACGTCAAGGAGCATTCACGGCAGATCAACGACATCCAGACTTCCCGTGACATGACCATGTTCGTCACCGCTTCCAAGGACAACACGGCCAAG CTCTTTGACTCCACAACCCTCGACCACCAGAAGACGTTCCGGACGGAGCGGCCTGTCAACTCTgctgccctctcccccatctaCGACCAC GTGGTCCTCGGGGGTGGGCAGGAAGCCATGGATgtaaccaccacctccaccagaaTCGGGAAATTCGAGGCGCG GTTCTTCCATTTAGCGTTCGAGGAGGAGTTTGGCAGGATCAAGGGCCACTTCGGGCCCATCAACAGTGTTGCCTTTCACCCGGACGGCAAGAG tTACAGCAGCGGCGGCGAGGACGGTTACGTCCGCATCCACTACTTCGACCCCCAGTACTTCGAGTTTGAGTTTGAGGCGTGA
- the LOC119938464 gene encoding LOW QUALITY PROTEIN: myotubularin-related protein 9-like (The sequence of the model RefSeq protein was modified relative to this genomic sequence to represent the inferred CDS: deleted 1 base in 1 codon), producing the protein MEFSELIRTGRAEAKLLPGPGGRRGDPPAPLRGTLCLTSHHLLLVARPGGPAHLWLLLRNVDAAEKRVASNSGTITLKCKDLHVLQLEIAGMEECLNIASSIEALSSLESVIASYPFFYRPQTMKLEDGWQLYPYDLYYQRVSRQTDAWRLSTVNADFSVCASYPPSVIVPGGVEDEALVRSARFRQGGRFPVLCYYHGRTGTAMLRSSQPLVGANRRRCREDEELLGAALGGHRRGYVLDTRSTQAAKQARVTGGGTEAKSCYLGWKRLHRPLERGRPLQDSFAKLVESCNDPSLSMDRWLSRLEASKWLAHVKEALGAACLAAQGMDREGACILVHGPEGTDTTLLVTALAQVILDPECRTLQGFQALLEREWIQAGHPFQLRCARSAYSHARPKHEAPTFLLFLDCVWQLGRQFPLALEFGEGLLLTLFEHAYASPYGSFLCNSEKERRLCQVQAKTHSLWSWLGQAGLQRRLRNPLYTPTALAIWPSVEPQSLRLWQGLFLRWLRAPEPTEEAWAQLWSVTSQQDTGPRGQDDWQTLPPQTAAADRGDEG; encoded by the exons ATGGAGTTCTCGGAGCTGATCCGCACGGGCCGGGCCGAGGCCAAGCTGCtgccggggcccggggggcggcggggg gacccCCCGGCCCCACTCCGGGGGACCCTCTGCCTCACTAGCCACCACCTGCTGCTGGTCGCCAGGCCCGGGGGACCCGCCCACCTCTGGCTGCTGCTGCGCAACGTGGATGCGGCCGAGAAGcg GGTCGCCAGCAACTCGGGCACCATCACCCTCAAGTGCAAGGACCTGCACGTGTTGCAGCTGGAGATCGCGGGCATGGAGGAGTGCCTCAACATTGCCAGCTCCATCGAG GCCCTGTCTTCGCTGGAGTCGGTCATCGCCTCGTACCCCTTCTTCTACCGCCCCCAGACCATGAAGCTGGAGGACGGGTGGCAGCTCTACCCCTACGACCTCTACTACCAGCGGGTCAGCCGCCAG ACCGACGCCTGGAGGCTCAGCACAGTGAACGCGGACTTTAGCGTCTGTGCCAGCTACCCGCCCTCGGTCATCGTGCCCGGCGGCGTGGAAGACGAGGCCCTGGTCCGCAGCGCCCGCTTCCGCCAAGGGGGCCGCTTCCCCGTCCTCTGCTACTACCACGGGCGCACTGGAACG gCGATGCTCCGCTCCAGCCAGCCCTTGGTGGGGGCCAACCGGCGGCGGTGCCGGGAGGACGAGGAACTGCTCGGGGCGGCGCTGGGGGGCCACCGGCGCGGCTACGTCCTGGACACGCGCTCCACCCAGGCGGCCAAGCAGGCCCGGGTGACCGGCGGTGGCACGGAGGCCAAGTCCTGCTACCTGGGCTGGAAGCGGCTGCACCGGCCCCTGGAGAG GGGCCGGCCCCTTCAGGACAGCTTCGCGAAGCTGGTGGAGTCCTGCAATGACCCGTCCCTCAGCATGGACCGCTGGCTGTCCCGCCTGGAGGCTTCCAAGTGGCTGGCACACGTGAAGGAAGCGCTGGGCGCCGCCTGCTTGGCAGCGCAGGGCATGGACAG GGAAGGGGCCTGCATTCTGGTGCACGGGCCGGAGGGAACCGACACCACACTGTTGGTGACGGCCCTCGCCCAGGTCATCCTGGACCCCGAATGCCGCACGCTTCAAGGCTTCCAGGCGCTCCTGGAGCGGGAGTGGATCCAG GCCGGGCACCCCTTCCAGCTGCGCTGTGCCCGCTCGGCCTACTCGCACGCGCGGCCCAAGCACGAGGCCCCCACGTTCCTCCTGTTCCTCGACTGCGTGTGGCAGCTGGGCCGCCAGTTCCCCCTGGCGCTCGAGTTTGGCGAGGGGCTGCTGCTGACCCTGTTCGAGCACGCCTACGCCTCGCCCTACGGCTCCTTCCTCTGCAACAGCGAGAAGGAGAG GCGCTTGTGCCAAGTTCAGGCCAAGACCCACTCGCTCTGGTCGTGGCTGGGCCAGGCGGGCCTGCAGCGGCGGCTCCGCAACCCGCTCTACACCCCCACGGCCTTGGCCATCTGGCCCTCCGTGGAGCCCCAGAGCCTGCGCTTGTGGCAAG GTCTGTTCCTCCGCTGGCTCCGCGCCCCCGAGCCCACAGAGGAGGCCTGGGCCCAGCTGTGGAGCGTCACCTCGCAGCAGGACACCGGACCCCGGGGCCAAGATGACTGGCAGACCCTACCCCCGCAGACCGCGGCCGCCGACAGAGGGGATGAAGGCTAA